Proteins from a single region of Pongo pygmaeus isolate AG05252 chromosome 3, NHGRI_mPonPyg2-v2.0_pri, whole genome shotgun sequence:
- the TMEM128 gene encoding transmembrane protein 128, whose amino-acid sequence MGSSRARQQLRRRFLLLPDTEAQLDREGDAGPETSTAVEKKEKPLPRLNIHSGFWILASIVVTYYVDFFKTLKENFHTSSWFLCGSALLLVSLSIAFYCIVYLEWYCGIGEYDVKYPALIPITTASFIAAGICFNIALWHVWSFFTPLLLFTQFMGVVMFITLLG is encoded by the exons ATGGGCTCTTCGCGGGCCCGGCAGCAGCTTCGGCGGCGATTCCTCCTCTTGCCGGACACCGAAGCCCAGCTGGACCGCGAGGGTGACGCCGGGCCGG AAACCTCCACAGCCGTTGAGAAAAAGGAGAAACCTCTTCCAAGACTTAATATCCATTCTGGATTCTGGATTTTGGCATCCATTGTTGTGACCTATTATGTTGACTTCTTTAAAACCCTTAAAGAAAACTTCCACACTAGCAG CTGGTTTCTCTGTGGCAGTGCCTTGTTGCTTGTCAGTTTATCAATTGCATTTTACTGCATAGTCTACCTGGAATGGTATTGTGGAATTGGAGAATATGATGTCAAGTATCCAGCCTTGATACCCATTACCACTGCCTCCTTTATTGCAGCAGGAATTTG CTTCAACATCGCTTTATGGCATGTGTGGTCGTTTTTCACTCCATTGTTGTTGTTTACCCAGTTTATGGGGGTTGTAATGTTTATCACACTCCTTGGATGA